A window of Misgurnus anguillicaudatus chromosome 3, ASM2758022v2, whole genome shotgun sequence genomic DNA:
AACTGCTACGTATCATAGACCCcttattccttttatgggcacttcccctggaaaagcacgcccacacgtcaatcagaGTGAGAACGAGGACCTTCATTAGCACTGATCCTTCAAGTAGAAGTCACAAGCATCACTGCACACAACAGCTTTGTtatatatcaagaattaacaatAGCACGATGACAAAGTGTGTTTTGAAAGTTAGGAGAAGAAAACCTTATTTAGCTTTCCAGGTAACCCCGTCTGTTTGTGTTATGTATGTATTGCTTTACAAACAAGGCCCAGTTCAACACCGGATTTGACAATCGTTACAGGcggtaattaaataaaaatctaatctcaagtgttttgtttgcaatcgaagtgcatataatgtaaacaacacaaacatagaGCTGTGCTTTTCTCCTAACTCGTAACAAGAATTTTGCCTTTTTTCAGAAAAACCTGAAAGGCtgttctgtcttttataaatctgacaacACGAAAGACTCTTTTGACATATAAAGGACAAAATACTCTTCTATAACTGAAACTTCTATAATAAAAACTGTGTGCGTTATGTGAACTTTAACAAGATTTAATGTCCtcataaatacataaaactggTCTGGTACTTTGTGTTTAAACCTTGTACCTTTGTGTTCTTGTCAGATTTCAGTATTTGTGTGATTTTTAAATCCATACAGACAAGACTGGTAAAAGAGTGAGAGCTCATTGCTGGTATAATAAAATAGTTACACACCTTTTGTGGGATCTGACCGAGAGCAGAAGCGATCATGTTGGCTCTGTTCATTGTCAAGTTATTGACCATTGAACCGAATGAAAACACGACGATGCCATGATCTCCTGAGCTCTGGACAAACTCTTCTAGTtcctaaaaacacacaaactaaTTCATCAATACATTCAAGAACATTGTAGTCATGTTATTATATGATGCAAAGTGTGACTGAATTAAAGATGCTAAAATGTAGCTTATTTCTTTATTACAACATAATTTGCATAGTTACATTTGTGTCACCGTTTTTCTAAAAGTGACTGTAGTctatttaaagtcacaatgaaactgaaattaaaaactttttttaatattgtggtattttttcaaaCGACGTGAGCttcatttctttttaaaaatgaatgtgcgctcataatctttaaaaaCGCTCCtcgaaacgatctctctttacttcgaGTCACAAGCTATGGTACGAGAGCAACATGGCCCAACTTCCacgatccaatcagttctcCCTGGACAAATTCAAGTCCCGCCCtactttttttctcatttcagaagctgtttcactcggatatacttCACGACAGGGAAAAAAAAGACAattgctacttccgtttcattgtgacttttattattttgtttttgtttatttgttgatcacaaagtacgagatgaggaaaactaggattctgtgtgtattccgCTCCGCCATTGTTGAATGAGgggctgtgattggttgagcggatttattgcattctgcagaagaAGGGGAGTGGCATTTagtgcattttgggaaaaaagatgacagaataacacggtggatatggaattttttgctcaatacttcatttttcttttgcaaaactttattttgctttgcaatatatattttttttcaaatatatgcGCTGCTATTTTGACTCCATGGATGAAATGTTACAATGGTTAACTGGCGTTTCTATCTTCTATCTAGCATTTTCTGAAATGAGTCAACACTACATAGTACATGATGTATATCGATTCAAAACTACTCTGCCCACCAAAGCATGTAGAAGAaactatttcagaaaaaaacatttgcacattataacaaaatacttgtttattttgaatgtggtCGCTCAGGAATGGACTCCAGATTGCAGTCCTCATATGTGTCAGCTGAAGCCCTTTTTACATTACaaggagaaaacacacacagcaaaaaaagattttagtttgagtcaaaagttagagacatacaactatttgtattagaaactatgatgtaatatacatgaacataatatttataattacaaatgtCTTATGTTTGCTAAATAACTTATGCTTATAATGCTCAGCATTGCTGATAATACTCATATTTCCCccacatatcttattttcttgtttttagtttttatattcTATCCATCAGATTCATATCACGCATTTACATAACATGTCATGGAAAAATGAACACATGTAAATCTCGTGTCTTagtcatttattttacaatcaaaaacagctaacatgaaacaaaaactgtaaATGCATGATGAACATAACAAGACAAACTTACTGTATCTGAGCAGCAGCTCCACTGCTCAATGCATCTCTGGTGACGCGTCTTTATTTTGATACAGTCTGGTCTTTTTGCACCTCGCTCGTGCTCCTCATCACCTtctccaaaacaaaaaagtaatctgCAATCGACGATCCAAAACGGAGACATTTATATCTAAACCTTATCGTTTCTTTAAGCTCTGTACAACTAGCCATAGCAGCTAGCATAACAGCATTTGGTTGCGCAAGTGTACATGTGTTTGGGCAGATCTGCGCAGACGCACATTTTACCGACACAAACCAATCAAACTGAATCCTTGTAATCGTTTATAATGATGATTGGTTACTATCCCCATCAATCAAAACTTTGTTGGCTAGGCATTGGCTGGCTTTATTTTGGCTTCATCAACATCATCAACACCTAAGGAACGCTAAATGACAGCTCGCTTACCCAATGATGCACTCCCTGGGCATTTTAAATTCTCAAACCTTACAtgattggacaaaacagaaaaaggcgGTGTCATTTTTTCGGGGAAGAAATTAACGGAGTAGAAATAGATTACTTTTCAGGAATCGATATTTCAttgaaaattaactttttttttattgaaattgaaCATGATCGATCATACTAACCGGAAGCGCGCATGTAAACAAAGGCGGATCTTTTGGCATTTGTCCCTATTTTTcgttgttttggattaaaattgCGGGATGCATTTTAAAGAGTGGATACTTACTGGTGTTGAGATGATAAGTAAGTATTGTCCATATTAATATGCGGTCcgtctgcatttcatttaatcCTTTCCACTCCAGTGTATTATGAAAAAACAAGATATGAACATGAAGTACAGAAACCCATAGATAGGCTACGCCCCTATGGCCCGCCCACGGGCCTGTGCGGGTTACGTTTAAATCATTTGAATGAATAGTTTCATAGTTAACTATTTATGTTGTGAgcatttattttaagttttttaaagtGTGTCTGACACATGGATGGTTGTCTCTGGGCATAATATTTCCCGGCTATCCACTGACTTAACAACCTGGCCTGAGATAAAACCTGAAAGCCTGTGTCTCACTTTTGTTTTAAGTGTTATTtgcagttttaatatttttataagatTTTCTGAGATAAGCTTGATCTCTATTTGACGTTTGCTTTTGCACACGCCACCATTTTAGGAATGGGTTGAAGTACACAGATAGTATCGCGAGAAGATGACATACACGCGCACTCAACTGCATCTCTCTTAAACAAAAATTCACAAATTACATCAACACCAATAATTGACACTAGACTTGCTGATATAATTGAAACAataattaatttagattaaactGGATTTGTAAATTTGTGAAAGACCACAGCGTATTATATGTCAATGTGCGTCAATATTAtgtcaattatttatttaaccaTTTCTTATTAATCATGCAACTTAAACTTGAAACAGATGCGAATAATGACATTAGACACTGAAAAGCTATTGATAAACTTTTAAGTAAATGTACAAAGCACatcgtttaaattaaacatttgttaaattatttaatttaatatataatatatgtaataaataataaatattaaagtaatgTATCTAATGAAATTTATTAAATCATTAACTGTCACATCACTCCTCCTTCCAGCTTTTCCAAGTTTTCGCTAAGTTGGCTGAATCCAAACAAAGTATTGGAGGCGGCTTGAGACCCTCCATCGCGACGTTTGACGCTATTTTCTGCTCCGGCTTTAGGCTCCGTAAACACTTTGTAATCCCTTGCTCAAGCTTGCGGGCTAGGCTAACAACAACAAGCTAGCGGCACTTTCACTCTTCACGCCGCTCGATACTCGCGTCGCCTCAATTCACGACCGCTGCCACCATGTTTCATTCTGTTCTGTTTATCAACTATACAGAATGGACGATTAAAGCAGTATCCTTGCTTACTTTATTTGTCACATGTGCATAACAACATTACAAGTGTCAGAACCTAGTTCTCTGTCTGTACGACACTCACTTCCGTTCGTGCATCACTCAAATCTGTCCCCTTGGGAACAAGACAGGAAAACTAACAATCCACTTGTTACAGAACCAACTTGTTTAAGTGTTTTCAGCGCAGTTTGAGCTTGAGAATCAAAATGTATGGTACAAAAGTGTTAGGTTTAAATTTTGCTGGTAAATATATCGTTCTTATTGTGATCTTAGCTAAAAAAACTGCCAAATACAGCTGGAGTGTGGAGACCTTGCAGTGACATGTTTTGCAGTTTCACATTATCGCCATCTACTGACAGGCACACTGACATTACATGTAATTGACCTTTAATTCATAACGCGATGATGACAAAATATAGGCTACATGTTCTCAttcaataaaatgtaaatatttaaatgcataACATGTTTACATATATAGCATATTTGAAAGCTTAAATTGCTCACTTATTAATGTGTAATTCATTCACTCACAAAAAATCTCATCAGCTTACTTTTATTAATTGTCTTATGCTCCTCAGCAATGCAGAAGATGAAAACATAAGATGCTGTATAGAAAATCACTTGCATCACTCATCTTAATGCAGTTATTGGTTATTTGAAAGCAAAACCATATGTAGCAATGAGAGCtttagattttacattttatttttgtttaaagtgcAGAACCCAATCCTTCTTTACTACCTTTATAGgcaataatgtaaaataaaattattattttgacatCACTTTTTGTATTATCTGATCATGATAAAAACTGTATCATCCTCAAACATGAGGATTGAGCAAAACAttgattttatttaacattttgaacCACTTAGTAGATAAAAAATATGGTGCAGGACTCGGTACACGTTTAAGTGTGGCCTAAAATACTTTCCATTGGGTATCATATTAATTGATTTGCTTGCTTTGTTATAATGCTTACATTCCAAAGccatttaaaaataatcattGATGCACAGTGTCATATACAATTGTGTTCATTTCTACTAAGTAGATAAAATAATGCAAATTAATGATTGTGCAAATAATACTTCTTATATTTAAGTCCagaaatcattttattttgtccATCACTTATGTAAATACACAGAAATTATGAACGAATAGATATTTGCAATTTTACCTAAAAATAACAGTCAACTTCAAAGCTTTTGGGTGCCCAATTTCTTTTATAAGCACCGGTTATTTCACTTTCAAATCCCAATCAATCATACAAAGACAGTATTGAGAGATACAGGCAGTAATGAATAATTAATAAAGACCTCTATAAAGTGAATAATTTATGGATATTGCTTAACAGACTAGTCCCATGAAATTTATAATGAAGTCACATTCACATACAGCAAACTAGACTGGTTTTCTGGTAAAGTGATAAAGAGAAATATGCGTGTAAGTTTTAACTTTTCATTCATTGGGTTTGTCAAAAAATATCACATAAAATTAGACATCAGTCCCAGAGAATATATTCTCTATATAAAATATTGCATTGACAGAAAACAGTTAATACGATTGATTATATTCAATAGTACGAGTGCTCACAATCTGTGAGTTGGATATTGATTATGTGTAGGCCTAGACTTCAGAAGACTGTCTACGAGTCTATTCAATAAGTTATATGATATACTCAGATCGAAAATGCTTAAGTAACATTCAGAAAGGACCAGCGTTCAGACAAAAGCGTTATCTTTTTCTTTTAACCGATTGTTACAAGGCTCACGAAACCAAAAGCACACTACAAGAATCAGTGTTTCCCTGTTTAAATTGGTATTTCTCATTGCATTATTTGCACCATAGGTCCTTTCCTGAGTCATCTGTAGACATTCTCCATAAATGTCTGCCTCCTCTTTGGATGTGTCGTCTCCGCTGATAAAGTTC
This region includes:
- the LOC129440800 gene encoding UDP-glucuronosyltransferase 2B31 isoform X3 — protein: MSPFWIVDCRLLFCFGEGDEEHERGAKRPDCIKIKTRHQRCIEQWSCCSDTELEEFVQSSGDHGIVVFSFGSMVNNLTMNRANMIASALGQIPQKVIWRYSGKTPETLAPNTKLYDWIPQNGNPKTKTFITHGGTNGLYEAIYHGVLMV